Part of the Schistocerca americana isolate TAMUIC-IGC-003095 chromosome 5, iqSchAmer2.1, whole genome shotgun sequence genome, acaaaatcttgcacaattgcggacggctataggggcagcacggctcaatatttctgcaggggatttccaacaacttgccgagtccatgtcatgtcaagCTGCTACAACACACAAGGcaaaatattaggaggtatccctccaaatacacttcagtgtatttttcacTGCTTCCCCCATAATAACTTCAGTGGtgtttttaaaatgattttgaCTGCTAGATATCACAAGAGGAAAATcatccagtataaaaggaggcagagaagattttgctgtcagtagagaagcagtaacagcagaaagtGTTAGTCAGGAGGGCATAGTGGCTtcaaatgtggactagtcattggacatCACCTGAATAATAAATCCATCAGGGACTTTTCAACTGTTCTAAAATGTTCAAGTCAACTGTTTGTGATGAGACTGAAGTGGAagtgtgaaggaacaaccacagctaaaccaagaccaggcagacaacATCTGCTGAGAGACAGGGACTGTCAACCATGTGGAGTGTGGTCATAAGAAATCATATGAAAATAGCAGAAGTAATCACTCATGAATTCACAGTGTTACAAGAGTCCAGTTAGCACAACAATTGTGTGTAAGGAGTAAAACAGAATGGGGTAGAATGGTTGAGCTCCGCATAAGTGAaacatttctgtggtcagtgctaagcAACACTTGATGTGGTGTAAAGAGATATGACACTGGACAGCGGACGATTGGAAATTAATGATTTACAGTGACGAAACACACTACACTCTGTGGTGATCTGATAGAAGGGTTTGAGTTCAGCAAAATCCCAGAGAATGTTACCTGCTGCCATGTTTGATGCCTacagtgaagtatggagaaggTAGTGATAAGGTATgtaaatgctaaatgtggaaggatatgaacatattttacagcaaagAAACACTTTGGAGTTGTTAATagtttcatgacaatgaagcctgtcataaagcagcatctctgagACAATGGCTTCTGCTTAGTACTTGACTCATCCAGTAAATCTCTACAGGTTGTGGGATGTcatttgcaccccccccccccccccccccccccaccgcccaaaCGCACATGAAAGTTATATGTAACTATGTAAcatcaaaatatattttaataaattaattctgtaatggaaatggatagataaaagacctactcaccaaatagcagcaggagaacacacatataaaaaaatgtgcttcatttatgcaagctttcggagccagtggcacATCCTTCCAGCAGAAAGCACGAAGAggaaggagtggggggggggggggaggaactacaGAGGTTTAGGATAAGGGGAAAAGGGGTAGAGCTCGAAAAAAGCCACCCAGAACTctgggtcagggaagacttactggaTGGAATGAGAAAGAAAGACAGACTGTTCGAGATGGcaccggacgagatttgaaaacctgagagcttaaaggtggaagacagggtaatgagCAAGTCAGAGATTACTGCTCAAACACCGTGCATGAatgaagagtgaaaagctaagtgcattatttGTAACAGTGGTGGGAGTGGAacagcaaaaaatagacaggtcagcaaatgaaagatgtagaaaattaaaacagaatgaagacaagagtagttactgtgaagaaatgctgagatggaagaaattaacaaaTTAATGCCagttgggtggcgagaaccaaggacatgttgtagtgctagttcccacttgtggagttctgagaaactcttgtctgtgggaagaatccagatagcatatatggtgaaacaggcaccgaggtcacaactgtcatgttgtagagcatgctctgcaacagagtATTGTGTGTAGATGGTATACACTGGCTCTCATGCTCCAATTCCTGTGTTAAAATTTACACTTGCTGAgctaaagcagcagcagcagcagcagcagcagcacatgtTTCCAAAATTTTGCATACTCTACTTctatctagagagagagagagagagagagagagagagagagagagagagagagagaaacaccaaCTTCCACATCATCTACACTCAGTACAACCGCCAGCCAGATCACCCAATTTCCCAGCACATAGAACAAGTAGCTGCTACAGCTCTGGTATATAGCAAATTGTGTCCAGACAAATTACAAAATGGACACCTCACTGGCTCTAAATTATCATGTCCACCATCACCTCTCTAAACAAAGATGAGACTACAGGTCTCTGGCTTCGCAAAAGTAAGTCTAAACATCACATACCCTAGCTTTCACAATTAACTCTCACACCCAGAGCAAATACagcaaataatacaaataaaactaGATACATGCATCAAATAGTGCTCAGTAATACCACCAAACTGAAGTGCCATTGAGTTACTCGCCACTCATGAAACCCATGTCTCTCAGCAAACTGTAGGGTTGGATGTGGATGAAAACCTTCTGACAATGTGTGTTGGGAAACAAAACAACCCtcagcctatgcccattcatcctatcTGATAACTCAGTTGTAACCATGcaaatgtaaaaggccaaacaatgTTTACATATCATATACCAGCTATTGTGTAAACACTGTTCGGTCTTTTACACTGGATGAGTACCACCAAGTTATTAATTAGTATGAATGGGCCGAGGCTGAGGGTgtgtactggcaacacacaatatcctgttccaaagcatgctctacaacatgacagttgcaACCTCGGTGCCTGTTCACCatacatgccatctggattcttctcccgGACACCAGTTTCTCCGAACTCTGCAGGTcgaaactagcactacaacatgtccttggttctcgcacAATCCTCCTGGGCTTAATTTACATTAACTTCTTTCatatcagcatttcttcacagtaactagtcctttcttcactccattataGTTTTCTACATGTTTCATTTGCTGACATGTCTACTTTCCACTGCCCTGCTCCCATCTCTGTTGCGTACAATTCACTCCACTTttactcatgcacaatgtttcagcagtgatctctgtcttgcatattaccttgtcttccacctataagctctcagattttcaaatctcatccagtgtagTCCTCAACAATCagtatttccttctcatcccatccccTAAGTcccccctgacccatggttctgagtgacttttccaaactctagcCCTTCTCTTAAAATGTCTCTAGTTCCCTTCCCTTCGCCCCTTTTCCTTCTCTTTCAAGCCTTTTGTGAGAAGGagacactggctccaaaagcttgcatcaGTAACGCCTTTTTTATATgtatgttctcctgctgccacttggtgagtagatttttcttatctatccagttacattccACTGTCAAGAACAAATTAAATCTCTTTGATCCTGCTTTAGCAAGAAACAACAACATTCTTAAAACTGACCATCTGCCCCAAGTCCCAATCTGAACGCAAAGAAAGacctttggggtgagttagaaTTCTGACCGCCTCAGACTCCAATCTCCAGCATAACTGCCTTCtctcgtttcggctcttgaggaggaatggactgccattcatccACAGACATCACAATGAAACTGATCCCCAGCAGTGTTCTAACTGCCATAATGACAAAGAgtgaacacaccccatattaatgcccactagTTGGTGTGTTTTAATCAGATAGTTATGCCACGGTTTATTTAGATACTTCGCAGCTTTGTATGCTTTACAATGGGTTTAAAGTACTGGATATCAAGTTAGGTAGTGTTAATTATATCATACCAATTTCTTTCCTTAATTTTGTGCACTTCTTTACTTACATGTGCTGATTTCCTGTTGTATTCTAATAGATAAAGTATATAACTAGATGATGACATCATCTTCAAAATAATTCTTTTCCTCATTTGACAGTATCTTGATGTGTTCTAGCAGATTTTCAACGCAGCCACTCGTATGAAAGCCCAAGATGTTTTCATAGAATTATGGAAtgtttcttttttctcatttttaacaCTTTAGTAgtagtttgtgttgttgttgtaatcACTATTCATTTTTCATTGTGTTATCATTCACAGGTTCAAATCAATTCTCATTTAGTCTATTTTAGTACAGAAGCTTTAACAAGTAAACCCTAAAACCTTACTATTTCCACTGGGTGAGAATTTCAGCGTCGTTTCGTTTTGAGATATACCACACAACACAATATGAAGTGTCTCAACTTCATATTCAACATCAATAATACCACGAATTCAATTAAATTACTTCAGAAAATATATGGACAATTAGCTACAGACTGTGGATTGTTTCTCCTGCAGTCTTGTCAGGTACTATAAACTGTACAATTGTCATTGCTACTTCTCTTTTATGACTTAAGTGATAGATAAAACATACTAAATACTCAGATTTTGTTTTCTTGTCACCTCTGGGACATACTAACCACTGTGATAAAACAATCCTGTAGGTTAGTAGCAACAGCAGCTGTAGTACCATAACTGTTTGAGGTATTTTTGATAACTGTTATTTATATCCACTGTTAATATGCATTACTTATAAAACAATTTCAATTTTTACCACAAGAAACATCCATCAGCAGCATGTGTCACTTTAACATCTATCTGAATTGTGGTACACATAAAATCATCCAAGTTGCACAAGGCATTTTAACTTTAAGTGATAGGTTAACAATTTCGAACACATACAACAAGCAACCGAGGCTGGAGGGACTGAAACAACTGTTTGGGACTGGTTAGTGAATTTTGGAGGCCACACGGATTACTACATTGATTTTTTTGATGACATCTGAGGAGGGAGGGTCAGCTTCCTGGTTTATATTTGCTTTCCTTCAACTTTGGGAGCCAGTgtagtgcttttttttctttttctccataGGACAACGAGAGTCAAAATTATTATATCACAGAATGAGTCGCTATATATacagtcaaaaaattaaaaaaatctcagATTTGTGGCAgtatatacaaataacaaaatattgtTAAAGGCTGTAAATTACAGTTAGAAATTGCAGTACAGCAAGAAAAGTACTGTGTCCCACAAAAGCTTTTCCACTTATCTCTGAAATTCAATAGTTTAGCACAGAAATTTTTCAGCTTTGCTGGAAGCCCATTGAAAATGAAACCAACGTACCTGTAAATAACTTTACATTTAGTTTTGACAGCATCAAAATGTATAGGGAAGGCAAAGTTAAAAATTCATGTACATTTTGAACACCAGCCTGCACATAATCCCAAAAAGTGACACAGCAGATCATTTTGATGTCTTTTTTCTGGGGTGTGAATGTTCTTGGAGAACATAAAGAACTGCCCCTGAATGCAGTACTATAGGACTTAGGGAAGTGGAAACAAGGTAAATACACAGCTCTGCTGTTTTACTATCAGTGACAGTGGAGCTCATTTTTATAGTAATAATAGCTGTAATCAGTTACAGATGCAGGTGACTGAAGAGTGCTTGATCAGTGTTATGGCCAGTGTCTTCAGCTGCAGTGTTCTCAAACTGTCATGGATAAaatggtaactcaacatttagtaAGCTGCAGATTTGCCTTTCTATAACAACGCTGTACTACCTCTATGTCATCAAGTAGCTCCTGTGGAAATTTAAGTCTTTCAGTGAAAGACTGATATAGAAGGGGGTAATTTTTCTTTAAGACAAAAATGCAGCATCTAAGAGCCAGATATTGAATGTAATGGGTTTTTCTGGATGCTAGCAGTTGGGGCAGCAAAAATGTGTATGCACACTGATCTTTTGAGAAAGAATTGCAATTGTAATTGGGAACTGCTGTTACAAACACATCAGTTCTTCATGTAATACTTAATGTTTGTTATAGTccagcatttttttaaaatgctgATTTAACTCTTGAACAATTCATTTGTGGTTGATGCAGCACTTCAATTTCATGTCATAGTCATGTAAAACATGCTGCTGATGGACGTTCAGCTCCCCACATAAATTGTAACCTTGCTCTGCAGTGTCTACTAATCTGAAAATGACGTTCACTTTATGTTAATTTAACTGATTTTAAAAATTACAACATGTAACTTGTACAATATGCAATGTAAATATCACCAAGAACATGAGGTGTTAATTTAACTGATTTTAAAAATTACAACATGTAACTTGTACAATATGCAATGTAAATATCACCAAGAACATGAGGATGATTAATTTTATCACACTTTTGATAGCAGGGTGGTTCGAAATAGAGCAATGATCCATTGAATTATTGAAAAACCATTTTAACATTCATTTAAAGTGATTCAGGAAAGCCATGTGCACAGTTCACTTTTAATGAGTTTTGAGTTAGAGTCCCACAAAAGAAATGCGAACTAGTGATATGTGCGGTAACTGAGATATACTTCCTGTGCAAATGATATGACTCCAGagtatagattttttttaaaaaatatatttaatagaGATTCTTTCTTTGGTATGTAATTAATATAAAATACAGCACATTACAAATTATCAAAATTCAGTCTGCTAAATAATTTACATGCCAGCTTTACACAAGCAGTTAACACTTCTACAAAAGAATCACTGTCACAgccttgatttattaaaatacCTGAGACATGAGCTTTCAGTTAGGTCTATAATCATTTTTTTAATGCCACCTTTATGTTAATTTTAGCTAGCATTGTACTTTTCCAAAACTCTTAGACTCCATGAAAATCATCCCATGAGACAAATCTTTGACTGACTAACTTTTGTTGTTATAATAATCACTACTGATTTGCCAAGAGACAGTTTACTCTTAACAGCTGAAGCAGTTTTAGAAATATGAGCAACTACTAAAAATAACAGTTCCTACCATTCAGATATAATTTGCAGTGATCATACAAACTACAGTTCAAATACAATGAACTACAACTAAACACAATATGTTTACGCAACTGATACATACATTACTCCACTTTTTTATAATCATTGTTAGAACATAGGTAACATACTAAGTAAAATCAATGGCACAAAAAACAAGAAGTAACTGCTCTTAATACTATTTTACTTTCGCCGCAGGGCTGACCCTGCCATTCAGCTATATGGAAAAAGGATTATGATCAGTGTTTCACAACTTAATTCCTATATTTGCTGTCTCTTCATTCACAAAGAGAAGATTTGTGGTTAGGTAAGACAAATTCAGTACCACATCTCATGATTGTTGCTGTACATCAAACCAGACAATCCAGTCTTCTGGAACACAATCAGTGTTTATATCTAATACACATCTAACTCGCATACCGTTATCTGTGAGATTTATAATTTATCTTTGTACACTTATCACATCCTAAGCAGTATAAGCAGTTTGCTTTATTCCAACCTCAATATATTTGGCACAAACCATACTTTTTGTACACAATATCTAAGACAATTAGAACAACAAACAATCACAAATAAGAGATTCACAAAGTAATTGAAAACATGGAGTCAATGGaacagaaatgaaaggaaaaagaaactgaAGCTATGGTTTGAAATTCTGGTGCCAATCAATTAGCTAGTGGGTGAAGAACAACTTTTACATGGCAAAAAACTACCTAATGACATAGTTTATCTCAGAGCAACAAACAAAAGAACTAATGCCAGTTTCGTTTAATTAGTTTGCTTGATCATTACTTTTTACTATTAGGTTTAATGAACTTATTAACTGTTATACTGTAAGAAGATCATATATGTTGCTATGAATGTGGAAGACAAAATAACAGTTTCAAACTTTGTACTGGGCAGAGATTCAAACTCGTGACCTTTGTCTTTTTCgggcatgtgctctaacaactgagctacccaggctcaAGCTCaggtggttgggtagctcagctggtaaagtacttgcccacagaaggcaaaggtcccacattcgagtctcagtcctgcacacagtgttaatcaggaagtttcatatcagtgtgcaccctgcagcagagtgaaaagTTCAGTTTGGATATAACAACTTGTCTCTTTAAGAATCACCATCCCATTCACATGGAATGAAAATTCTATCCTAATTGAGTGCCCAGCCTGTATAATCCTTGACAGCACTTTTGGTGGTGAGGAGGTAAATAAGAAGCTTTTCAATATTCCTATCTCCACCACTCATCTCTTAACCATTAATTCTCAGTGAACTGTCAAATGCATTACTACACATGTGAATCAaaaaatgtattcacatattttatgGAGTGTACTCACAGCAAACGATTTATAGAATGCAAGTTTTGTCAAGAAGCTTTTCAAATCATTGCAAAGAGACATGAAAAACGAAGCTTTGGGCCATATTCTTATTAACATGTTTACCTTATGAGAATTCACTCTTCCGCCATTTATATCAGTacacattttatatttttcaccAAATGAAAAAAGGGCAGCTCCATTATTACATTAAAGAAACTGAGGACTTCAGGTTAAATATTCCTATGATATCATTCTTAGTATTCTATCGCTGTAGGTGATACTGTGGAAAATAGTTAAAGAAAATCGTAATGCAATACCACTAGCTATGACAAGCATAAGCAGCTGCCTGTAAAAATTAAGTTACACACTGAATATTACAATGGAGACTTATAATGTAAAGAACAtgcaaaaattaacataaaaaattacaaaaacatgaGTATCTCTCattaaaacaatacaaaaattgttGCTATGTTGTAAGTAAACTTTTCCACAACAGTTGCAGTGAGTCTGACATAATAGTTCTTAGATGTAATATGGGTTTGCTCACATAAGCtaattgatgtgtgtatatggtgcTGGTATGTTAAACAAATAAGGTACAGAACAATATCACTGATATCACAGTAGAAAATAATATGGTACTAAAGTACAGGTTCTAAGGAAAAAAGCTGAGTTTTCTCATTCTACCCCTGTTACTATGATACTGGTTGGGCCCAGAAGGCTtgaaaaatgtaacaaatacaTAATTGAAACCATACCAGTCTCTAGCTGCTATTTAATTCATGTTACATTATGAAATTTCACTGTTGTTTGTTCTCATGTCATTGTAAATGATACACAGAAACACATTtacctttatttaaaaaattacatggAGCAAACCATCTACCAATGTCCAAGGAAGCAAAGTAGAAATATATTGTAAAGAATACAAGTTTTCGCATAATATATAAGTGAATAAACTGCTGAAACCTGTTTTGTTGATGTTCTCTAGAAACATTTTTTGTTCATGTTCTCCAAGATAAACTGTCAATGCAATATGGGCTGGAGATGGAAAACTGAATGACACCTAATATGAATTTCATATGCTGACTGCACTTCATAACACGTTTAAAATACCAAACATGACTGTATAGTTGTGAATTTCTGCAATTGATCTCAAACCTTAAAAACATAACATTTTACTTGCAATAAAAATGAATACACAAATTTATGTTCATCACTCTTGAGATGAAAATAAATGAGTGACATTCTGTAGCTCCACAAGCGGTATGCTCCAGAGTTTCTAGTACTCAATGACAAGCTGGCACAGTTATTTTTATCTTAAAGTGATGTTTCCATtttactgtctgtattttaacaGAACTTTCATGACTATCATTGTAAAATCACACATATATGCCTGCATACAGtaccaaaatctttgaaaattactTGGGTGCTGTATAATAACTGGACTACAGTTGCTTGTGTTTTAAAATATTTAGGAACAGTGACACAAACATACACTAATCATCTACAGTTGGAGCTATAAAATACTGTGATTCCTGAATCAGAGCTCAGTGTGGCcataacaaaaaaattcttttcacattcctTCCTTCGATGTACATTTAGTAGTCTACCTGGACTAACTCTTCCGTGGTTCTTAATGGTAAGTCTACAACAATGAGTATAGTAAGAAAGTATTTATGAGTATTTCTAACTCTTCTAGTACACTGGATAAATTCACGACAATATCCATCACAACCAAACATCATAAAATGTCAGTGAACTAGCTGCTGATTCTGCTGTCTCCTACAATTTCTGAATTTATCCGCACATTCCTGGGTACACTTTTAGTTCTCAAGGGACCAATATAACTTAGCAAAACAGGTAAGAAAATTAAACCATGTCCAGCTCCAAAAAGAATAATGAGaagatacattctgaagtaaaaaaCCTGAAATATCTGAGAGTTTGCAAATGCTAAAACTGTTATGCCAACAAATTTCGTTAGTGTAATTCCAGAAAATACTGAGCTCCCAATATTAGTCAGTGAATCTGAGACTCTCAACACTCTATTGCTCTCATCTGAATGGATATAAAAATGTAGGAGATGTGAGCAAAATTCAACTGATATTCCAAGGGACAACACCAAGTTAATAAGTGAAACTGCATTCAGTGAGATGTGCCACCAGTACATTATTCCAGCAATGTCAACAACAATTGCAATTATTGTTAACATCAATATTAGAGCTGATGCTATATCAAAGCTCATtaaaacaaatgtcacaatgaAAATACCTGCAACAGAAATACCTAAGATTTTAAGTGTATCATGCCACATCGTTAGGTACTGTTCATAGAAAACATAAAAGACACTGTATGGAAAGACAATTACTTCTGAATCAACGCTGTTGTTTCTTAACACCTCATTtattgcatttgatatatttgctgACAGAGAAACTGCAGCCCCAAAAGCCTTATAATAATCTCTCGAACTTTTCAGAACTGTATGATAACTCATAAAATAACTGGCTCTAAACTCtgacaaagtgccattatcaaactTGTAGTTAACGGCACTAGAATATGAGCCATGACCAGCTTTCGCACATGTTGTTGTGGGATTGTCTTCCAGgaaataaggtaaatactttttaaAATCTCCTGCTTGAGGACGATAATGGTTATCTAGCTTGATATCACAATATCTGCATTTAGTATAGTCATTTGGACAGAAGGAGCCATTATTGGGAAAATATTTACAACAGTTATCAATGCTACACCAATCAAAATAATCATCTATCCACGAAGTTGCTGGTCGAGCTATGTATGTGATATTTGGCTGCCTTGAGGCACTAAATATCTTAGTTGTAAGCGAGTTATGGTAACAATACTGACTGCCACAGAGGGAATTTTGTACAAAATCTTGTGAGTAATCAATGTCCCCATCGACAACAAAATACACAGGAGGTCCAATGGACAAATAATTTTTCATAAACTCAAAATATTTTGATACATATGAATCCCTTGGCATAGACAATTCTTGATCCAGACCCACTTCCAAGTTGGGAATAAAAgcaatattgaaacacagaaatccaaagaaagcaacaaacacaaaagcCCGTACAGCTGAATTCATTAAGAATGGAACATATTTTGTTCTAAAAAATTCATACAGAACACCATCAGACGAAATGGAGTCTGACTGTGAGCTCTGCACACAACAACAGATATCAAAACGGTTGTCTTCTTGTCTGCGAGAATCCAATGCCAGTAAACTGACAAAGCAAGAAACCTGAAGGACAAAATCAACAAGAAGAGCAAAACCTGAATACATCGCAAATTCACGAACTGCTGGCATGCCTGATGTTGTTCCAAGAAAAAAGCACAAGCATTCAGCTAAAGTTGAAAGTAAAATGGATGGTCCTACATGTGACATAATGCGTCCAATGTGCTCTGCTTGACTCTCATTCTCAAAACGTTTGCTTCTCTGGTATGACTGCACAATAATAAACACATTATCTACACCTACAGCCAAAATAAGAAAAGGCATAACTTCAATAATAATCATAGTAACTGGGACGCGTATGTATCCAAAAAATCCTACAGATGCTGCTACTGATGCAAGAACAATAAGGACACCACCCAGCCCAAGTGAAATTTTTGCATTAATCAACAACAACGCAAAATCTTTCATTATCTTACTACACAAATTTGAATCCTCTCTATTCCTTCCTCCAGCTTGGGTGCTGTCTTCAAGCACATTTTCAGGGTTATTTGCCATTTTGGATCCTGTTACTTTACCTAAAGAAATAGCAACATACAAAAACATTGCCAGATAACTAATGAAAACTGTCTTTACATCTGCTGTTGAGCTGCGCTCCAATTCATCCTGAATTGATCGTTCTGCATTGAAAGCTACATCCATAAAGGGAGGTTTTGTTTGCGTCCAGTTTCTCATAAACTCAATAAAAAGTTTCTCCCACTTCAGTGCTGGTTGCAGCgctgtttcattttcatagtttCTGACAACGAACGTAAGTATGAGAGCTGTGGCATTCTCATAATTTGGATTCTCTGACAAACTATTTTCATCACTAAGAAACCCACCAACAGCAAGTGCAGGATCTACTGCTCCCCTAAAACGAGCTAAGCAATTGATATTATAAGGATTTTGACTACAAGCTTTAAAGTGATCCAAATAGTTTACAGTATAATTAGATTCCTCACTTGTAGAATTAAAAGTATCTAAGTCATCTTGGTAATAGCCCCATATACTTTGTACTGCACAGTCTGAAACCTGTGCAGGACctgtaaaaggagatgtgagagGGGCAAAACAAATTTTTTCAAGACCGACACCATCAGATTGACCCAGCAATTCTATCTGTCTCTGAAGTTTATACACCTCTAACAGGAATGTTCTGTTAAACACTGGACCAAAGTCCACAGGTCCATTAGATGTTTGATGAATTATTTTGTCAAGTCCTACTGTTGTAAGAAT contains:
- the LOC124615749 gene encoding NPC intracellular cholesterol transporter 1-like: MNFVSCAVVFLYIWTSTFVFSSNHCVWYDQCHVTEFAQNCPYNGTAKPLNETGTKLLQKWCPSFLHRLNSTSYATCCSVSQLETLDASIQIASNLLKRCPSCMMNFATILCEFTCAPNQNEFVKILQTEKDGNVTYITAIEVFVTNTYLNGIFNSCSHVSVPSTGERALDIMCGEYGASRCDAQKWFQYMGDPTLNPVSPFLIKYSTSNESGFIPLDPGVTRCNESFDVNTTACSCIDCTDSCPAPPPVPPPVQPFTICGLDGGVFIMILLFSLGTLTFLSVVSCKHCCCTDQSTGHENEVPNERTPLMQSKNRSTQSSSTQIASRVGGKVYGLLERFFMKWGVICALYPWMIIFLSVSFVIVLASGIHFMKLTTDPIKLWVSPRSNARVEKNYFDVTFEPFYRMEQIILTTVGLDKIIHQTSNGPVDFGPVFNRTFLLEVYKLQRQIELLGQSDGVGLEKICFAPLTSPFTGPAQVSDCAVQSIWGYYQDDLDTFNSTSEESNYTVNYLDHFKACSQNPYNINCLARFRGAVDPALAVGGFLSDENSLSENPNYENATALILTFVVRNYENETALQPALKWEKLFIEFMRNWTQTKPPFMDVAFNAERSIQDELERSSTADVKTVFISYLAMFLYVAISLGKVTGSKMANNPENVLEDSTQAGGRNREDSNLCSKIMKDFALLLINAKISLGLGGVLIVLASVAASVGFFGYIRVPVTMIIIEVMPFLILAVGVDNVFIIVQSYQRSKRFENESQAEHIGRIMSHVGPSILLSTLAECLCFFLGTTSGMPAVREFAMYSGFALLVDFVLQVSCFVSLLALDSRRQEDNRFDICCCVQSSQSDSISSDGVLYEFFRTKYVPFLMNSAVRAFVFVAFFGFLCFNIAFIPNLEVGLDQELSMPRDSYVSKYFEFMKNYLSIGPPVYFVVDGDIDYSQDFVQNSLCGSQYCYHNSLTTKIFSASRQPNITYIARPATSWIDDYFDWCSIDNCCKYFPNNGSFCPNDYTKCRYCDIKLDNHYRPQAGDFKKYLPYFLEDNPTTTCAKAGHGSYSSAVNYKFDNGTLSEFRASYFMSYHTVLKSSRDYYKAFGAAVSLSANISNAINEVLRNNSVDSEVIVFPYSVFYVFYEQYLTMWHDTLKILGISVAGIFIVTFVLMSFDIASALILMLTIIAIVVDIAGIMYWWHISLNAVSLINLVLSLGISVEFCSHLLHFYIHSDESNRVLRVSDSLTNIGSSVFSGITLTKFVGITVLAFANSQIFQVFYFRMYLLIILFGAGHGLIFLPVLLSYIGPLRTKSVPRNVRINSEIVGDSRISS